One Glutamicibacter halophytocola DNA segment encodes these proteins:
- a CDS encoding fasciclin domain-containing protein: MKTMQRKTVGLLSIAAVAAFGLSACSMDNSAESTPSSESSASSMAPSSSDSSMESGMASESAMDPAANLVGSGCAAYAEAVPEGDGSVAGMAQDPVAVAASNNPLLTTLTKAVSGKLNKDVDLVDTLNGDEFTVFAPVDDAFKAIPEKDLNAVVSDADMLTKVLTYHVVPGQITPDDLKGDLETVEGDKVKISGSGDDLMVNDAKVICGGVQTANATVYLVDSVLMPPAKK; this comes from the coding sequence ATGAAAACCATGCAGCGCAAAACAGTAGGACTGCTCTCGATTGCCGCGGTTGCCGCGTTCGGATTGAGCGCTTGCTCGATGGACAACAGCGCCGAGTCCACTCCAAGCAGCGAAAGCTCGGCATCGAGCATGGCACCGAGCAGCTCGGATTCTTCCATGGAATCGGGAATGGCCAGCGAATCGGCCATGGATCCGGCCGCCAACCTTGTTGGCTCAGGATGTGCAGCGTACGCAGAAGCAGTGCCCGAAGGTGACGGTTCCGTTGCTGGCATGGCCCAGGATCCGGTAGCCGTCGCAGCATCCAACAACCCGTTGCTGACCACCCTGACGAAGGCCGTGTCGGGGAAGCTCAACAAGGACGTCGACCTGGTGGACACGCTCAATGGCGATGAGTTCACCGTCTTCGCTCCGGTGGATGATGCCTTCAAGGCCATCCCAGAAAAGGACCTTAACGCTGTCGTGTCGGATGCCGACATGCTGACCAAGGTATTGACCTACCACGTGGTCCCCGGCCAGATAACCCCTGATGATCTGAAGGGTGATCTGGAAACCGTTGAAGGCGACAAGGTCAAGATCAGCGGCAGCGGCGATGACCTGATGGTCAACGATGCCAAGGTCATTTGCGGTGGCGTGCAGACTGCCAACGCCACGGTCTACCTCGTTGATTCGGTGCTGATGCCACCGGCAAAGAAGTAG
- the glyA gene encoding serine hydroxymethyltransferase, which produces MISTQDLTISSLTEDLATLDPEVAQRIDAELARQQRGLEMIASENHTAQAVMQAQGSVLTNKYAEGYPGRRYYGGCEEVDVIETLAIERIKELFGANFANVQPHSGAQANASVYHALVRPGDTVLGLNLAHGGHLTHGMKLNFSGRLFNIVPYGVNEETNVVDMDEVERLAIEHQPKMIVAGWSAYPRQLDFKRFREIADKVGAYLFVDMAHFAGLVAAGLHPSPVPYAHVVTSTTHKTLAGPRGGIILSNDAEIAKKLNSAVFPGQQGGPLEHVIAGKAVAFKIAASEEFKERQQRTLAGAKILAERLAQEDVAAKGISVLTGGTDVHLVLVDLRNSELDGQQAEDLLAQVEITVNRNAVPFDPRPPMVTSGLRIGTPALATRGFSEAAFAEVAEIIAQALIAGAEGDTSVLPELKDRVLKLAEAHPLYPDLAKVSE; this is translated from the coding sequence TTGATCAGTACCCAGGATCTGACCATCAGCTCATTGACCGAAGACCTCGCCACCCTTGACCCGGAGGTAGCGCAGCGCATCGACGCTGAACTGGCCCGCCAGCAGCGCGGCCTGGAAATGATCGCCTCGGAAAACCACACCGCCCAGGCCGTCATGCAGGCCCAGGGCTCGGTGCTGACCAACAAGTACGCCGAAGGCTACCCGGGCCGCCGCTACTACGGCGGCTGCGAAGAAGTCGACGTTATCGAGACCCTGGCCATCGAGCGCATCAAGGAACTGTTCGGCGCGAACTTCGCCAACGTCCAGCCGCACTCCGGCGCCCAGGCCAACGCCTCGGTGTACCACGCGCTGGTCCGCCCGGGCGACACCGTGCTGGGGTTGAACCTGGCCCACGGCGGGCACCTGACCCACGGCATGAAGCTGAACTTCTCCGGCCGCTTGTTCAACATCGTGCCTTACGGCGTGAATGAAGAGACCAACGTGGTGGACATGGACGAGGTCGAGCGCCTTGCCATCGAGCACCAGCCGAAGATGATCGTGGCCGGCTGGTCGGCGTACCCGCGCCAGCTGGACTTCAAGCGCTTCCGCGAGATCGCTGACAAGGTCGGCGCGTACCTGTTTGTGGACATGGCGCACTTCGCCGGCCTGGTCGCCGCTGGGTTGCATCCGTCTCCTGTGCCTTACGCGCACGTGGTCACCTCGACCACCCACAAGACTTTGGCTGGTCCTCGTGGCGGCATCATCTTGTCGAATGATGCCGAGATCGCGAAGAAGCTGAACTCTGCAGTGTTCCCTGGCCAGCAGGGCGGCCCGCTGGAGCACGTGATCGCCGGCAAGGCGGTGGCCTTCAAGATCGCCGCGTCCGAGGAGTTCAAGGAGCGCCAGCAGCGCACCTTGGCTGGCGCCAAGATCCTTGCTGAGCGCCTGGCCCAGGAAGATGTGGCGGCCAAGGGCATCAGCGTGCTGACCGGCGGCACTGATGTGCACCTGGTTCTGGTTGATCTGCGCAATTCCGAGTTGGATGGCCAGCAGGCCGAGGATTTGCTGGCGCAGGTGGAGATCACCGTGAATCGCAATGCGGTGCCGTTTGATCCTCGTCCGCCGATGGTGACCTCGGGGTTGCGCATCGGTACCCCGGCGCTGGCAACCCGCGGCTTCTCGGAAGCAGCCTTTGCCGAGGTTGCAGAGATCATCGCGCAGGCGTTGATCGCTGGTGCTGAGGGCGATACCTCGGTGTTGCCGGAGCTGAAGGACCGGGTTCTGAAGCTGGCCGAAGCCCATCCGCTGTACCCGGACCTGGCCAAGGTTTCCGAGTAA
- a CDS encoding pyridoxal phosphate-dependent aminotransferase: MQQLAQRLERLGTETAFSVAQAAAAWKAQGNRVYPFHLGDINIPTAPHIVDAMSQAISEGYTGYCPGPGIPQLREALAHDIGSRRGMEFTADNVVVMTGGKPVITKFLQAVMDPGQEVLYPNPGFPIYESQIEYLGGTAVPYNYVPTESGFAIDLEQVRASITENTTAIIYNDLQNPISAESTAAEREAVAQLAIEHDLWVLSDEAYFETRYEGASNSIAALPGMAERTVILYTFSKKFAMTGSRLGCAVAPLEIAQVMSKLNTNDESCTTHYVQWAGIAALTGPQEPVQEMLDTLKERRDVACEIVNSIPGFSVAVPQSTFYLFPDVTEAMERKGFTDVGDFATAALENTGVSFCTREHFGRRLPGEERQYIRLAYSGIETEDIREGLGRLREWIAA, from the coding sequence ATGCAACAACTGGCACAACGCCTCGAGCGGCTAGGCACCGAAACGGCATTCAGCGTGGCGCAGGCCGCCGCGGCCTGGAAGGCCCAGGGCAACCGCGTCTACCCATTCCACCTGGGCGACATCAACATCCCCACCGCTCCGCACATTGTCGACGCCATGAGCCAGGCCATTTCCGAGGGCTACACCGGCTACTGCCCGGGCCCCGGCATCCCGCAGCTGCGCGAAGCCCTGGCCCATGACATCGGCTCCCGGCGCGGCATGGAATTCACCGCCGACAACGTGGTGGTCATGACCGGCGGCAAGCCGGTAATCACCAAGTTCCTGCAGGCAGTGATGGATCCGGGACAGGAAGTGCTGTACCCGAACCCTGGTTTCCCGATCTACGAGTCCCAGATCGAGTACCTCGGCGGCACCGCGGTTCCATATAACTACGTGCCCACCGAGTCGGGGTTCGCCATCGATCTGGAGCAGGTGCGCGCCTCGATCACCGAGAACACCACGGCGATCATCTACAACGACCTGCAGAACCCGATTTCCGCCGAATCAACGGCCGCCGAGCGCGAAGCCGTGGCCCAGCTGGCCATCGAGCACGACCTCTGGGTGCTCTCCGACGAGGCCTACTTCGAAACCCGCTACGAAGGGGCTTCGAACTCCATCGCCGCGCTTCCGGGAATGGCCGAGCGCACCGTCATCCTCTACACCTTCAGCAAGAAGTTCGCGATGACCGGCTCCCGCCTGGGCTGCGCCGTGGCGCCGCTTGAGATCGCCCAGGTCATGAGCAAGCTGAACACCAATGACGAATCCTGCACCACCCACTATGTGCAGTGGGCGGGCATCGCCGCGCTGACAGGGCCGCAGGAGCCGGTCCAGGAAATGCTGGACACCCTCAAGGAACGCCGCGACGTCGCCTGCGAGATCGTGAACTCGATCCCGGGATTCAGCGTCGCCGTTCCGCAGTCCACCTTCTACTTGTTCCCGGATGTCACCGAAGCCATGGAGCGCAAGGGATTCACCGACGTCGGCGACTTCGCCACCGCGGCCCTGGAGAACACCGGCGTTTCCTTCTGCACCCGCGAGCACTTCGGCCGCCGCCTGCCCGGCGAGGAGCGCCAGTACATCCGCCTGGCCTACTCGGGCATTGAAACCGAGGACATCCGCGAGGGCCTGGGCCGGCTGCGCGAATGGATCGCGGCGTAA